The bacterium genome window below encodes:
- a CDS encoding cytochrome b N-terminal domain-containing protein produces the protein MAIPAWIERRLPLTEALERHVTRHLEPPNLNSWWNFGSLAGLFLVLQIVTGVFLAMHYKPDTGLAFDSVQHIMREVNYGWLLRYLHALGASGFFLAVYLHVGRALYYGSYKSPRELVWLVGFAIFLCLMAEAFMGYLLPWGQMSFWSATVITNIFGTIPLVGPGLVVWLRGDFAVGDATLGRFFALHTAVLPVALIGGLVLLHVMALHRVGSGNPDGVDLDEGDPRRIPFWPYYVTRDLWFDALALLPFAAVVFFAPTLLLEPANWEPANPLATPAHLVPEWYFVPFYAILRSIPSKLGGAVAMAAAIFLVPALPWLDRSPVRSARYRPLKRALTLAFFANFLILGYLGSQLPVGAVLTLERISTAVYFLYFAALPLLPRFERARPLPGGTP, from the coding sequence ATGGCGATCCCGGCCTGGATCGAGCGGCGCCTGCCGCTGACCGAGGCGCTCGAGCGGCACGTCACGCGGCACCTCGAGCCGCCCAACCTGAACTCGTGGTGGAACTTCGGCTCGCTCGCCGGTCTCTTCCTCGTCCTGCAGATCGTGACCGGGGTCTTCCTCGCCATGCACTACAAGCCGGACACCGGCCTCGCCTTCGACAGCGTGCAGCACATCATGCGCGAGGTGAACTACGGCTGGCTGCTGCGCTACCTGCACGCGCTCGGGGCCAGCGGCTTCTTCCTCGCGGTCTACCTGCACGTCGGGCGCGCCCTCTACTACGGCTCGTACAAGTCGCCGCGCGAGCTGGTCTGGCTGGTCGGCTTCGCCATCTTCCTCTGCCTCATGGCCGAGGCCTTCATGGGATATCTGCTGCCGTGGGGACAGATGTCCTTCTGGAGCGCCACCGTCATCACCAACATCTTCGGGACGATTCCCCTCGTCGGCCCCGGCCTCGTGGTCTGGCTGCGCGGGGACTTCGCCGTCGGGGATGCGACGCTCGGGAGGTTCTTCGCGTTGCACACTGCGGTGCTGCCGGTCGCGCTCATCGGCGGGCTGGTCCTGCTGCACGTGATGGCGCTGCATCGCGTCGGCAGCGGCAACCCGGACGGTGTCGACCTCGACGAGGGGGACCCGCGGCGCATCCCCTTCTGGCCGTACTACGTCACCCGCGACCTCTGGTTCGACGCGCTGGCGCTGCTGCCATTTGCGGCCGTGGTGTTCTTCGCGCCGACGCTCCTGCTCGAGCCCGCCAACTGGGAGCCGGCCAACCCGCTCGCCACGCCCGCGCACCTGGTGCCCGAGTGGTATTTCGTCCCCTTCTACGCGATCCTGCGCTCCATCCCGAGCAAGCTCGGCGGGGCGGTTGCGATGGCGGCCGCGATCTTCCTGGTGCCGGCGCTGCCCTGGCTCGACCGCTCCCCCGTCCGCAGCGCGCGCTATCGGCCCCTCAAGCGCGCGCTGACGCTGGCGTTCTTCGCGAACTTCCTCATCCTCGGCTACCTCGGGTCGCAGCTGCCGGTCGGCGCCGTGCTCACGCTGGAGCGGATCTCGACGGCCGTCTATTTCCTGTACTTCGCCGCGCTGCCGCTGCTGCCCCGTTTCGAGCGGGCGCGGCCGCTGCCCGGGGGGACGCCATGA
- the petA gene encoding ubiquinol-cytochrome c reductase iron-sulfur subunit — protein sequence MAAGQADRGLTRRSFLTIAASAVGACGAGLAAIPFVRSMSPSSDVIAAGVVEVDVSKIAAGALEVVLWRRQPVFILRRTPAMIEAAGRIDGASLRDPASPAERVKRPEWLVCLGVCTHLGCIPMLEPGRVPGLDQPGFFCPCHGGKYDTLGRRLDGPPPENLHLLPYEFTGASTLRIGSGSFSGFDAGVRKLADLPAGPA from the coding sequence ATGGCGGCAGGCCAGGCGGATCGGGGGCTCACGCGGCGGAGCTTCCTCACGATCGCCGCGTCCGCGGTCGGGGCGTGCGGCGCCGGCCTGGCGGCGATCCCCTTCGTGCGCTCGATGAGCCCCTCGAGCGACGTCATCGCGGCCGGCGTCGTCGAGGTCGACGTGTCGAAGATCGCCGCGGGCGCCCTGGAGGTCGTCCTCTGGCGCCGCCAGCCGGTCTTCATCCTGCGGCGAACGCCGGCCATGATCGAGGCCGCCGGCCGGATCGACGGCGCGTCCCTGCGCGACCCGGCGTCGCCCGCCGAGCGCGTCAAGCGCCCCGAGTGGCTGGTCTGCCTCGGCGTGTGCACGCACCTCGGGTGCATCCCGATGCTCGAGCCGGGGCGCGTCCCGGGCCTCGACCAGCCGGGCTTCTTCTGTCCCTGCCACGGCGGCAAGTACGACACGCTCGGCCGGCGCCTCGACGGCCCGCCGCCGGAGAACCTGCACCTGCTGCCCTACGAGTTCACCGGCGCGAGCACGCTGAGGATCGGCTCGGGGAGCTTCAGCGGCTTCGACGCCGGGGTCCGCAAGCTCGCCGACCTCCCCGCGGGTCCGGCCTGA
- a CDS encoding 3-dehydroquinate synthase: MLRRSCTLTWELQVHFTRETFAAGNTVLARVLDGAGERRHRVLAVIDAGVLACTPRLPGHIARYAQRHRGRMQLVAPPFVVPGGEACKSDPRAVEAVCAQIERHGLCRQSFLLAIGGGAVLDAAGLAAALAHRGVRLIRMPTTVLAQNDAGVGVKNGINAFGRKNFLGTFAPPFAVVNDLEFLRTLDARDRRAGLAEAVKVALVRDREFFDLLWRERRRLAAGATGPLEETVVRCAELHLDHIVSRGDPFERGSSRPLDFGHWSAHALEELSAGALRHGEAVAIGIALDALYSVRSGLLGEPDGHRVLALLEDLGFALFDWALESLDVQAALARFQEHLGGERAIPLLRRPGEVLDVRAIDARRMRGCVAELARRHGAAAARAPAAARPGDGAAQRDALRAR; the protein is encoded by the coding sequence GTGCTGCGCCGCAGCTGCACCCTGACGTGGGAGCTGCAGGTGCACTTCACCCGCGAGACGTTCGCCGCCGGCAACACCGTGCTCGCGCGGGTCCTCGACGGCGCCGGGGAGCGGCGCCACCGCGTGCTCGCGGTCATCGACGCGGGCGTGCTCGCCTGCACGCCGCGGCTCCCGGGTCACATCGCCCGCTACGCGCAGCGCCACCGCGGCCGGATGCAGCTGGTCGCGCCCCCGTTCGTCGTCCCCGGCGGGGAGGCCTGCAAGAGCGATCCGCGCGCCGTCGAGGCCGTCTGCGCGCAGATCGAGCGGCACGGGCTCTGTCGCCAGTCGTTCCTGCTCGCCATCGGCGGAGGGGCGGTCCTCGATGCCGCGGGACTCGCGGCCGCGCTCGCGCACCGGGGCGTGCGGCTGATCAGGATGCCCACGACGGTGCTTGCCCAGAACGACGCCGGCGTCGGCGTGAAGAACGGCATCAACGCCTTCGGCCGCAAGAACTTCCTCGGCACGTTCGCGCCGCCCTTTGCGGTGGTCAACGACCTGGAGTTCCTCAGGACCCTCGACGCGCGCGATCGCCGCGCCGGCCTCGCCGAGGCGGTGAAGGTGGCGCTCGTGCGGGACCGGGAATTCTTCGATCTGCTCTGGCGCGAGCGACGGCGGCTGGCGGCGGGCGCAACCGGGCCGCTGGAGGAGACGGTCGTGCGCTGCGCCGAGCTGCACCTCGACCACATCGTCTCGCGCGGCGACCCCTTCGAGCGCGGCTCCTCGCGCCCGCTGGACTTCGGCCACTGGTCGGCGCACGCCCTCGAGGAGCTCAGCGCCGGCGCGCTGCGCCACGGCGAGGCCGTGGCGATCGGCATCGCCCTCGACGCGCTGTATTCCGTGCGCAGCGGCCTGCTCGGCGAGCCCGACGGCCATCGCGTCCTCGCGCTGCTGGAGGACCTCGGCTTCGCGCTCTTCGACTGGGCGCTCGAGTCGCTGGACGTCCAGGCCGCGCTCGCGCGGTTCCAGGAGCACCTCGGCGGCGAGCGCGCCATCCCGCTGTTGCGCCGGCCCGGCGAAGTCCTGGACGTGCGGGCGATCGACGCGCGGCGCATGCGCGGCTGCGTCGCCGAGCTGGCGCGCCGGCACGGGGCGGCCGCCGCCCGCGCGCCAGCGGCGGCGCGGCCGGGCGACGGCGCAGCGCAGCGCGACGCACTCCGCGCGCGATGA